From Thermodesulforhabdaceae bacterium:
GTGTGGAGCAGGGCGAGCGGGCCGAAGTCTGCGAAGCTCTCGTGATCAAGGCGAAGTGGCGTAAATTCGGCGGTTGTGCAGTGAAGGAGTGCGTTCTTACCAGGGGAGATCTCGCCTTACACCTGAAAGGGTGACGGTGATGAACCGGAGCGAGGAGTCAGCAAAGGCCGCAGCAGCTGCCTGCTCAACTTCTCGAACCGCCCGGTGCGGACCCGCATTCCGGGTGGTGTGGGAGGGGATCGGTCAAATCGACCGCCCCTATCCCAATTACCTGTGAGCCTATTGTCAGGAAAACGCTGTCGGGAAAAATTTTTCAAACACTTTCAAGTGAAGTGTGAGTGAAGGTTCAGAAAAGATCGCAGTGATAACCATCGCGGTTGTCATATTGTAGGGACATGCCATGCCCATCAGGAAAATGATCCTTGCCTCTTTACTAAAAAGCCCGGCTTCGGCAGGATGTCTCCTTCTTTCCACAATCCGATGCTGTCACCTTCGTAAACGTCTTTTGCCTCAATTCGTCCAACCTTTTTCCCATCTGTGTTAAAGACTTCTAATATGTCCTCTTCTGAAATTCCATCTTTTTTCCCTAGCCCAAAGAATACATAGGTTTTCCGCCCCTCATGATCAAAAATAACTCTGTAAATCTCCCCAAATCCTTCTAAGCGAAGAAGTCGGTCAATCCGGGATGAAAGCAGAAAAAGAGTTCCTCCAAGGAATAAAGCAGTTCCCAAAGCTCCGCAAGAAACAATCCATGGATTTATACCCATATATCGCCTGAACATTGAAAGAGACACTTTCTGAAGATCTTTTTGTCCACTGTGCACAAAGATGGTGAATTCTCTAAGAGGTTTTTTGTCGTGGGGAGCAGGAGCTGTTACTTTCACGATATATTTCCCTTGGGAAGCTTCCGGGAGGATTTCTATGACGCCCTGCCAAAGAGTGCCGCCTAACCAGTAACCGGTTTTAGTTCCCAGCAGAGTAACCCGGATGGCTTTTTCCGGAATGATTGTTAACTTCAGTTTTTCAAGATCCTGTATGTCAGGTGGGAGAGGACCAATGACCGAAATTTGAGCCCCTGGAAGAACGTGAAATTCATGGGGATTTTGCCTGAAACGGGCTAAAAGACCATCAACAAGAGCAATCAAAAAGACAAGACAACAAATAGCGCACATGATCCCAAGTTTTTTGCGCCTGTTGAAAAGAGATACGTCCATTTTCATCCTCCCGAAGAGAAAAAGGAAATAGCAAAAAGGCTTGATGTCACTAACTATTTTCTTGTCTGTGTTTTTTCGTAAGCAAACGCATTTTTCTAAATGGAAAGGGCGAGCTTTTAGCCAGCCCGCCCTTTCGGTTTACCCCTGTGTCCTTATTACTTCTTGTATATGTCAGTTCTCGTTACATTCATGAACCGTTTCGCCTTGCCATCCTCTTTGTAGTAGATCCGAACCACATCACCAGAATCCCATGTGTCGGCTGGAAGGGTGAAGTATTCTTCGGGAAGGGAAAATGTCACAAGAAGTTTCTGTCTGGATGAATAGACCGTTATAGTCTTGCGATCCTTATCCACTACCGGGAATTTCTTTGGTTTACCCTGAGATGCATCAAATACCAGAGGACTATCCTTTTCGACGTTTTCTTTCCTATCAACGATAGTTATAGGAATGGTTTCTATCTTATTAGAAGACGGATTGAAGATGGTGATTTGTTGCTTTACCACATCGAGATTCAGTCTTCCACCAGCTTTTGGTTCAGGACCAATCTCATTTGGATCATCAGGCATTTTGTAGGACACAGGGGAACCGTCATACTTGGGATTTTTCTCATCGCCCATATCTCTTATAATCGTTACTATCTTCTTTTCTTTGTCATACTTTAAGGTCCTTCCCTGATCCACCTTTCCAAAATTGCACCCTGATATAGCTAGAGTTAAAACCGCAAGGGTTATGATTAATCTGTTTAGAACTCTCATGGAATCTCCTCCATGTAATGAGTGGTTTTATGCGCCATGGCTCTCCGTTGCCATACGCTGCTGTTTTTTGATCGCAATTTCCCTCCTGGCTCCCTGAACCATGCGCACGGCAATGTAAAGGCTCAAAATGGAAACAACCCCTAGCACCACGATGGTTGCCAGAGTGCCGCAAATATCCTTCACACCAGGAACATAGGAAGGAATGAGTTTCAGGACCACGGAAACCATGCAACCAATAACAGCCCATCCAAAAGCAATTCTAATGCCGTAACCCTTTATATACTTTGTGGCAACAGTCCCGACCTGAGCCCCAACAGACGCTCCAATAAGCATGATGACAGCGGCTAGAAGTTCAGTTCTACCTTTGTAAGTGTAAGTTGCTGCTCCGTATAGCCCTGAGATCATTACTTCGAAAAGATCTGTTCCGACGGCTACGTGAGTTGGACATCCAACCAGGTAGATAAGAGCCGGCATGCGGATAAGACCACCACCAATTCCAAGGATTCCCGCAAGCCATCCCGTAAAGAAACTTACCATAACGGGAAGCCACATGGAGCAATAGATTCCCGCTGCTCTGAAGTGCATCATCGGGGGAATACGAATTTTATGTAAGGTCTTGTGCCACTCTATACCTGTTGCAAGTTTATCTACTTCACGGCCCGCCAGTTTTGCTTCTCTCTCCTTACGTTTTCTCTTTGCGACATCGTAGAAGACCATCCAGGCTATGAAGAGCAGGAGAAAGACATAAAGCCATCGCACAACCTTTTCGACATTTCCAATTCTTTCGAGCCACATGACCATCTGAGCACCCACCTCAAAACCAACAACCGTTCCTATCAGCATGATAAGACCGAGCTTATAATCCACGTTTCCGAACTTGCCGT
This genomic window contains:
- a CDS encoding DUF4881 domain-containing protein translates to MRVLNRLIITLAVLTLAISGCNFGKVDQGRTLKYDKEKKIVTIIRDMGDEKNPKYDGSPVSYKMPDDPNEIGPEPKAGGRLNLDVVKQQITIFNPSSNKIETIPITIVDRKENVEKDSPLVFDASQGKPKKFPVVDKDRKTITVYSSRQKLLVTFSLPEEYFTLPADTWDSGDVVRIYYKEDGKAKRFMNVTRTDIYKK
- a CDS encoding sulfite exporter TauE/SafE family protein translates to MDWLYITMPIAGVPIFWPGLIILGIGVGIIGGFFGMGGAWMVTPGLNILGFPMAFAIGTDIAHMAGKSLISTMRHGKFGNVDYKLGLIMLIGTVVGFEVGAQMVMWLERIGNVEKVVRWLYVFLLLFIAWMVFYDVAKRKRKEREAKLAGREVDKLATGIEWHKTLHKIRIPPMMHFRAAGIYCSMWLPVMVSFFTGWLAGILGIGGGLIRMPALIYLVGCPTHVAVGTDLFEVMISGLYGAATYTYKGRTELLAAVIMLIGASVGAQVGTVATKYIKGYGIRIAFGWAVIGCMVSVVLKLIPSYVPGVKDICGTLATIVVLGVVSILSLYIAVRMVQGARREIAIKKQQRMATESHGA